One genomic region from Quercus robur chromosome 4, dhQueRobu3.1, whole genome shotgun sequence encodes:
- the LOC126723946 gene encoding secreted RxLR effector protein 161-like, translating to MDPNVKLYEDQEELLSNPERYHRLVGKLNYLTITRPDISFAVSVLSQFMKDPCLPHWEAVIRIVRYLIAHPDRGLLYKANGHLRVEAYTDADWVGSLLDRKSTIGYCTFLGGNLITWRSKKQTVVARSSAEAEYRAMAHTSCELMWIKHLLEELRFVVKLPMTMHCDNQAAIYIASNPVFHERTKHIEVDCHITQEKVEDGVIVTSYVSTRV from the coding sequence ATGGATCCTAATGTCAAATTGTATGAAGATCAGGAGGAGCTGTTATCTAATCCTGAGAGATATCATCGTTTGGTTGGTAAACTAAATTATCTTACAATTACTCGCCCAGATATATCATTTGCAGTTAGTGTTTTGAGCCAGTTTATGAAAGATCCTTGCCTTCCACATTGGGAGGCAGTTATTCGAATTGTGAGGTATCTTATAGCACATCCAGACCGTGGTCTTTTGTATAAAGCTAATGGTCACCTACGGGTAGAAGCTTAcactgatgctgattgggttgGATCACTGTTAGATAGAAAATCCACTATTGGGTATTGCACTTTTCTGGGAGGAAATCTGATTACTTGgagaagtaagaaacaaactgtTGTTGCCAGGTCTAGTGCAGAGGCTGAGTATAGAGCCATGGCACACACATCATGTGAGCTTATGTGGATTAAGCATTTACTTGAGgaattaagatttgttgtgaagcTGCCTATGACTATGCATTGTGATAATCAAGCAGCAATTTACATTGCCTCCAATCCTGTGTTCCATGAGCGAACCAAGCATATTGAAGTAGATTGTCATATTACTCAGGAGAAAGTAGAAGATGGTGTAATTGTTACTTCGTATGTTTCTACAAGAGTCTAG